A genome region from Danio aesculapii chromosome 2, fDanAes4.1, whole genome shotgun sequence includes the following:
- the nrn1b gene encoding neuritin 1b gives MGLTSTDKYNLVLFALELVSFTQTACAGGTCETIFKGFSDCLLSLGENMINYTQELDDRENLQTICSYWDDFHSCASTAIANCQEGTDLWEKLKLQSRSLNYQGSLFELCSGNNGVSLVLLPLEPKILLMCFSTLMAWLAFE, from the exons ATGGGTCTGACCTCGACCGATAAATATAATTTGGTACTTTTCGCTCTGGAATTAG TTTCTTTTACTCAGACAGCATGTGCTGGAGGAACATGCGAAACTATATTTAAAGGTTTCTCCGACTGTCTGCTCAGTCTTGGAGAAAATATGATAAACTATACCCAAGAGCTGGACGACAGAGAAAACCTTCAGACCATCTGCTC ATATTGGGATGACTTCCACTCTTGTGCCTCCACCGCAATCGCAAACTGTCAAGAAGGAACAGACCTTTGGGAAAAACTGAAACTGCAGTCGCGGAGCTTGAACTATCAGGGAAGCTTGTTTGAATTATGCTCAGGGAATAATGGAGTATCTCTAGTTTTATTACCTCTGGAACCGAAGATACTGCTGATGTGTTTCTCCACACTCATGGCTTGGCTTGCTTTTGAGTAA